A single region of the Oncorhynchus kisutch isolate 150728-3 linkage group LG30, Okis_V2, whole genome shotgun sequence genome encodes:
- the LOC109874768 gene encoding protein piccolo isoform X2, whose product MGFRQVSAVSAVLLLIVAFGCVSDAWISRWFYPRLGFLHDGGVSAQFDTQKPVQEDPAGEDPVGQEPSEPIVEPVGQEPGIKTSQAEDPESFQSKQTFENPLTWLYPSIEKHECNSTVFEWLKQVAANSVSAQCGESVVRVEVKQELLGIGRLVQPECITLRCCAAIEDAEALVLTFESELHGCGSELTMTEDVLIYTFSLVHEPKPLANISILNTSNAMVDIECHYLRNHEVRSNSLKYAVEPSKPVGREPSVEPVGREPSVEQPMGHEPVGQEPSEPLGQQPVGEQPVGQELSQQLVGEPLVQEPSEPVGKQPVGQQPVGEQPVGQEPSHQSVGEPSGQEPSEHVGEPVDHDPVGQELSEPVGREPVGEQHVIQDPVGHELGEQPVGHEPVGQERSEPLGQQPVGEPLGQEPSEHVGEPVDHDPVGQETSEPVGRESSEPVGREPSERVGEQPVGQEPNEILGNELSEPVGQEPSQPLGQEPSEYVGEPVGQEPSEPVGQQPVGEQHVIQEPVGHEPGEQPVGHEPGEQPVGHEPVGQERSEPLGQQPVGEQPVGQELNQQPVGEPLGQEPSEHVGEPVDHDPVGQEPSEPVGQEPSEQPVSEPVGQDPGKPMGQEPSKILGNELVSLWARNLIKQPVSQQPVSQQPVGEQPVGQQLSQQPVGEPLGQESSEHVGEPVGQHPVGEQPVGRDPVGQEPSEPVGEQPVGQELSQQPVGEPLGQEPSKYVEEPVGQEPSEILGNEHSEPVGEPVGQEPSEQPVGEPLVQEPSEPVGQEPSKYVEEPVGQEPSEILGNEHGEPVGEPVGQEPSEQPVGEPLVQEPSEPVGQEPSKYVEEPVGQEPSEILGNEHSEPVGEPVGQEPSEQPVGEPLVQEPSEPVSQVPSKYVEEPVGQEQSEILGNEHSEPVGLPTGEPVGQEPSEQPVGEPLVQEPSEPLGQEPSERVGAQPVGQQPVGEQPVGQEPSEQPVGQEPSEQPVGQEPSEQPVGQEPSEQPVGHEPGEQPVGHELSERPVGHESSERPVGQEPSEQPVGQEPSEQPVGLEPSEQPVGQEPSEQPVGQEPGEQPVGQEPGEQPVGQEPSEQPVGQEPSQDPVGYEPGEQPLDQEPSKPVGQQPVGEEPVGHEPVGQERSEPLVQEPSEYVGELVGHEPGEQPEGQGPSEPEGQGPSEPEGQGPSEPEGQGPSEPEGQGPSEPLGKEPSEILGNEPSEQPVGQEPSEQPVGQEPSQPVGHEPGEQPVSQEPVGEHPVGEPLGQEPSKYVEEPVGQDSSEPVGQQPVGEEPVGHEPVGQERSEPVGQEPSEPVGEQPVGQEPSEPVGREPSEPVGREPSERVGEQPVGQEPNEILGNELSEPVGQEPSQPLGQEPSEPVGQEPSEQPVGEPVGQDPGKPMGQEPSKIFGNELVSLWARNLIKQPVSQQPVGEQPVGQQLSQQPVGDTLGQEPSKYVEEPVGQEPSEILGNELSEPLVQEPSEPLGQEPSERVGAQPVGQQPVGEQPVGQESVVQQPRGESVGQEPVGVSSQDEDLERSQSKQTSENPLTWRYPQVAKPEHRPTVSERLKLVAANSVSAQCGESVVRVQVNQDLLGIGRLIQPERITLGGCAATEEDAEAHVITFESELHGCGSELTMTEDVLIYTFTLVYEPKPLANTSIVKTSAAMVDIECHYLRNHDVSSNALKPTWIPNISNMVAEELFYFSLRFMTADWQFERPSNHYYLGDIINMEASVMPYHHVPLRVFVDRCVATLAPDVHTVPRYSFIEDHGCLVDAKLTGSSSQFLSRSQDDKIQFQLESFRFQPQNDSQQLYITCHLKASAASSPIDAENKACSFTDGWKAAGGDDLVCGCCDSGCAVSKARDLDSDLDMQKEGEATLGPIMVQE is encoded by the exons ATGGGTTTCAGGCAAGTGTCTGCAGTGTCTGCAGTGCTGCTGTTGATCGTGGCGTTTGGCTGTGTTAGTGATGCTTGGATCTCCAGATGGTTTTATCCGAGATTGGGGTTTCTGCATGACGGTGGAGTTTCAGCCCAGTTTGACACTCAGAAACCAGTGCAGGAGGACCCTGCGGGAGAGGACCCTGTGGGACAAGAACCTAGTGAGCCCATTGTCGAGCCTGTGGGGCAGGAGCCCGGCATCAAAACTAGCCAGGCTGAAGACCCTGAGAGCTTCCAGTCCAAGCAGACATTTGAGAACCCTCTGACTTGGCTCTATCCTTCGATTGAGAAGCATGAGTGCAATTCTACAGTGTTTGAGTGGCTAAAGCAGGTGGCGGCCAACAGTGTGTCGGCTCAGTGTGGGGAGAGTGTGGTCCGTGTGGAGGTGAAACAGGAACTTCTGGGGATTGGCCGGCTCGTCCAGCCAGAGTGTATCACTCTAAGATGCTGTGCTGCCATTGAGGACGCTGAAGCTCTTGTGCTCACCTTTGAATCAGAGCTGCATGGCTGTGGCAGTGAGCTGACG ATGACTGAGGATGTGCTGATCTACACCTTCAGTCTTGTCCATGAGCCAAAGCCTCTTGCTAACATTTCTATATTGAACACAAGTAACGCTATGGTTGATATTGAGTGCCACTACTTGAG GAATCATGAAGTGCGCAGCAATTCCCTTAAGTATGCTGTAGAACCTAGCAAGCCTGTGGGCCGGGAACCTAGCGTAGAGCCTGTGGGCCGGGAACCTAGCGTAGAGCAACCTATGGGCCATGAGCCTGTGGGTCAAGAACCTAGTGAGCCTTTGGGACAGCAGCCTGTTGGAGAGCAGCCTGTGGGCCAGGAACTTAGCCAGCAGCTTGTTGGCGAGCCTTTGGTACAGGAACCTAGTGAGCCTGTTGGAAAGCAGCCTGTGGGCCAGCAGCCTGTTGGAGAGCAGCCCGTGGGCCAGGAACCTAGCCATCAGTCTGTTGGCGAGCCTTCGGGCCAAGAACCTAGTGAGCATGTTGGGGAGCCTGTTGACCATGACCCTGTGGGCCAAGAACTTAGCGAGCCTGTGGGCCGGGAACCTGTTGGAGAGCAGCATGTGATCCAAGACCCTGTGGGCCATGAACTTGGAGAGCAACCTGTGGGTCATGAGCCTGTGGGTCAAGAACGTAGTGAGCCTTTGGGCCAGCAACCTGTTGGCGAGCCTTTGGGTCAAGAACCTAGTGAGCATGTTGGAGAGCCTGTTGACCATGACCCTGTGGGCCAAGAAACTAGCGAGCCTGTGGGCCGGGAATCTAGCGAGCCTGTGGGCCGGGAACCTAGTGAGCGTGTTGGAGAGCAGCCTGTGGGCCAGGAACCAAATGAGATTTTGGGTAATGAACTTAGCGAGCCTGTGGGCCAGGAACCTAGCCAGCCTTTGGGCCAAGAACCTAGTGAGTATGTTGGGGAGCCTGTGGGCCAGGAACCTAGCGAGCCTGTGGGCCAGCAACCTGTTGGAGAGCAGCATGTGATCCAAGAGCCTGTGGGCCATGAACCTGGAGAGCAACCTGTGGGCCATGAACCTGGAGAGCAACCTGTGGGTCATGAGCCTGTGGGTCAAGAACGTAGTGAGCCTTTGGGCCAGCAACCTGTTGGAGAGCAGCCTGTGGGCCAGGAACTTAACCAGCAGCCTGTTGGCGAGCCTTTGGGTCAAGAACCTAGTGAGCATGTTGGAGAGCCTGTTGACCATGACCCTGTGGGGCAAGAACCTAGTGAGCCTGTAGGCCAAGAACCTAGTGAGCAGCCTGTTAGTGAGCCTGTGGGTCAGGATCCTGGCAAGCCTATGGGCCAGGAACCAAGTAAGATTTTGGGTAATGAACTTGTGAGCCTGTGGGCCAGGAACCTTATCAAGCAGCCTGTGAGCCAGCAGCCTGTGAGCCAGCAGCCTGTGGGAGAGCAGCCTGTGGGCCAGCAACTTAGCCAGCAACCTGTTGGCGAGCCTTTGGGCCAAGAGTCTAGTGAGCATGTTGGAGAGCCTGTGGGCCAGCATCCTGTTGGAGAGCAGCCTGTGGGCCGTGACCCTGTGGGTCAAGAACCTAGTGAGCCTGTGGGAGAGCAGCCTGTGGGCCAG GAACTTAGCCAGCAGCCTGTTGGCGAGCCTTTGGGCCAAGAACCTAGTAAGTATGTTGAAGAGCCTGTGGGCCAGGAACCAAGTGAGATTTTGGGTAATGAACATAGCGAGCCTGTGGGTGAGCCTGTGGGCCAGGAACCTAGTGAGCAGCCTGTTGGTGAGCCTTTGGTTCAGGAACCTAGCGAGCCTGTGGGCCAAGAACCTAGTAAGTATGTTGAAGAGCCTGTGGGCCAGGAACCAAGTGAGATTTTGGGTAATGAACATGGCGAGCCTGTGGGTGAGCCTGTGGGCCAGGAACCTAGTGAGCAGCCTGTTGGTGAGCCTTTGGTTCAGGAACCTAGCGAGCCTGTGGGCCAAGAACCTAGTAAGTATGTTGAAGAGCCTGTGGGCCAGGAACCAAGTGAGATTTTGGGTAATGAACATAGCGAGCCTGTGGGTGAGCCTGTGGGCCAGGAACCTAGTGAGCAGCCTGTTGGTGAGCCTTTGGTTCAGGAACCTAGCGAGCCTGTGAGCCAAGTACCTAGTAAGTATGTTGAAGAGCCTGTGGGCCAGGAACAGAGTGAGATTTTGGGTAATGAACATAGCGAGCCTGTGGGTTTACCTACAGGTGAGCCTGTGGGCCAAGAGCCTAGTGAGCAGCCTGTTGGTGAGCCTTTGGTTCAGGAACCTAGCGAGCCTTTGGGCCAAGAACCTAGTGAGCGTGTTGGAGCACAGCCTGTGGGCCAGCAACCTGTTGGAGAGCAGCCTGTGGGCCAG GAACCTAGCGAGCAGCCTGTGGGCCAGGAACCTAGCGAGCAGCCTGTGGGCCAGGAACCTAGCGAGCAGCCTGTGGGCCAGGAACCTAGCGAGCAGCCTGTGGGCCATGAACCTGGGGAGCAGCCTGTGGGCCATGAACTTAGCGAGCGGCCTGTGGGCCATGAATCTAGCGAGCGGCCTGTGGGACAGGAACCAAGCGAGCAGCCTGTGGGACAGGAACCTAGCGAGCAGCCTGTGGGCCTGGAACCTAGCGAGCAGCCTGTGGGCCAGGAACCTAGCGAGCAGCCTGTGGGCCAGGAACCTGGGGAGCAGCCTGTGGGCCAGGAACCTGGGGAGCAGCCTGTGGGCCAGGAACCTAGCGAGCAGCCTGTGGGCCAGGAACCTAGCCAGGACCCTGTGGGCTATGAACCTGGAGAGCAACCTCTGGACCAAGAACCTAGTAAGCCTGTGGGCCAGCAACCTGTTGGAGAGGAGCCTGTGGGCCACGAGCCTGTGGGCCAAGAACGTAGTGAGCCTTTGGTCCAAGAACCTAGTGAGTATGTTGGAGAGCTTGTGGGCCATGAACCTGGAGAGCAGCCTGAGGGCCAGGGACCTAGTGAGCCTGAGGGCCAGGGACCTAGTGAGCCTGAGGGCCAGGGACCTAGTGAGCCTGAGGGCCAGGGACCTAGTGAGCCTGAGGGCCAGGGACCTAGCGAGCCATTGGGAAAGGAACCAAGTGAGATTTTAGGTAATGAACCTAGCGAGCAGCCTGTGGGCCAGGAACCTAGCGAGCAGCCTGTGGGTCAGGAACCTAGCCAGCCTGTGGGCCATGAACCTGGAGAGCAGCCTGTGAGCCAGGAACCTGTTGGAGAGCATCCTGTTGGTGAACCTTTGGGCCAAGAACCTAGTAAGTATGTTGAAGAGCCTGTTGGCCAAGATTCTAGTGAGCCTGTGGGCCAGCAACCTGTTGGAGAGGAGCCTGTGGGCCATGAGCCTGTGGGCCAAGAACGTAGTGAGCCTGTGGGCCAAGAACCTAGTGAGCCTGTGGGAGAGCAGCCTGTGGGCCAGGAACCTAGCGAGCCTGTGGGCCGGGAACCTAGCGAGCCTGTGGGCCGGGAACCTAGTGAGCGTGTTGGAGAGCAGCCTGTGGGCCAGGAACCAAATGAGATTTTGGGTAATGAACTTAGCGAGCCTGTGGGCCAGGAACCTAGCCAGCCTTTGGGCCAAGAACCTAGTGAGCCTGTGGGCCAAGAACCTAGTGAGCAGCCTGTTGGTGAGCCTGTGGGTCAGGATCCTGGCAAGCCTATGGGCCAGGAACCAAGTAAGATTTTTGGTAATGAACTTGTGAGCCTGTGGGCCAGGAACCTTATCAAGCAGCCTGTGAGCCAGCAACCTGTGGGAGAGCAGCCTGTGGGCCAGCAACTTAGCCAGCAGCCTGTTGGCGACACTTTGGGCCAAGAACCTAGTAAGTATGTTGAAGAGCCTGTGGGCCAGGAACCAAGTGAGATTTTGGGTAATGAACTTAGCGAGCCTTTGGTTCAGGAACCTAGCGAGCCTTTGGGCCAAGAACCTAGTGAGCGTGTTGGAGCACAGCCTGTGGGCCAGCAACCTGTTGGAGAGCAGCCTGTGGGCCAGGAATCTGTGGTCCAGCAACCTAGAGGAGAGTCTGTGGGCCAGGAACCTGTTGGTGTGTCTAGCCAGGATGAAGACCTTGAGCGCTCCCAGTCCAAGCAGACGTCTGAGAACCCTTTGACTTGGCGCTATCCGCAAGTTGCAAAGCCTGAGCACAGGCCTACTGTGTCTGAGCGGCTGAAGCTGGTGGCGGCCAACAGTGTGTCGGCTCAGTGTGGGGAGAGTGTGGTCCGGGTGCAGGTGAACCAGGACCTGCTGGGGATTGGCCGGCTCATACAGCCAGAGCGTATCACTCTAGGAGGTTGTGCTGCCACTGAGGAGGACGCTGAAGCTCATGTGATCACCTTTGAATCAGAGCTGCATGGCTGTGGCAGTGAGCTGACG ATGACTGAGGATGTGCTGATCTACACCTTCACGCTTGTCTATGAGCCAAAACCTCTTGCTAACACTTCTATAGTGAAAACCAGTGCAGCTATGGTTGATATTGAGTGCCACTACTTGAG GAATCACGATGTGAGCAGCAATGCCCTGAAGCCAACCTGGATCCCCAACATTTCCAACATGGTGGCAGAGGAACTCTTCTACTTCTCCCTGAGGTTCATGACTG CTGACTGGCAGTTTGAGAGGCCCTCCAACCATTACTATCTTGGTGACATCATCAACATGGAAGCCTCGGTCATGCCGTACCACCACGTTCCCCTCCGTGTCTTTGTGGACCGCTGTGTCGCCACCTTGGCGCCTGATGTCCACACTGTCCCTAGATATTCTTTCATTGAGGACCATGG GTGTCTGGTTGATGCCAAGTTGACCGGCTCCAGCTCCCAGTTCCTGTCCAGATCCCAGGATGACAAGATCCAGTTTCAGCTGGAGTCCTTCAGGTTCCAACCACAGAATGATTCCCAACAGCtctacataacatgtcatctGAAAGCATCTGCAGCCTCTTCCCCCATTGATGCTGAGAACAAGGCCTGCTCTTTCACAGATGG CTGGAAGGCTGCAGGTGGGGATGACCTGGTTTGTGGCTGCTGTGACTCAGGCTGTGCTGTGAGCAAGGCTAGAGATCTGGACAGTGATTTAG ATATGCAGAAGGAAGGTGAAGCTACCTTGGGCCCTATCATGGTCCAAGAGTAA
- the LOC109874768 gene encoding glutenin, high molecular weight subunit PW212 isoform X4, whose amino-acid sequence MGFSQVAAVLLLVVVFGCVSDAWISRWFYPRLGFLHDDEVSAPFDTQKLVQEDPVGEDPVGQEPSEPVVVPVGQEPGIETSQAEDPESFQSKQTFENPLTWLYPTIEKHVRNSTAFQRLKQVAANGVVAWCGKSVVRVEVKQELLGIGRLVQPERITLGGCAAIEEDAEALVLTFESELHGCGSELTMTEDVLIYTFSLVYEPKPLANISILNTSKAMVDIECHYLRNHEVSSNSLKYAVEPSNLVGQEPSQVVIKPVVEPVGREPSEQPVGQDPVGKTVGQEHRKLFGGLLGLETSKHVGQAAGGQPVGQAAGGQPVGQAAGGQPVGQAAGGQPVGQAAGGQPVGQAAGGQPVGQEPGEPGVKEASGEPVGREPGEPVGREPVGQDTSEPVGQQPVGEQPVGQQPVGEQPVGQEPSEQPVGQEPSEQPVGQEPSEQPVGQEPSEQPVGQEPSEQPVGHEPGEQPVGHELSERPVGHESSERPVGQEPSEQPVGQEPSEQPVGLEPSEQPVGQEPSEQPVGQEPGEQPVGQEPGEQPVGQEPSEQPVGQEPSQDPVGYEPGEQPLDQEPSKPVGQQPVGEEPVGHEPVGQERSEPLVQEPSEYVGELVGHEPGEQPEGQGPSEPEGQGPSEPEGQGPSEPEGQGPSEPEGQGPSEPLGKEPSEILGNEPSEQPVGQEPSEQPVGQEPSQPVGHEPGEQPVSQEPVGEHPVGEPLGQEPSKYVEEPVGQDSSEPVGQQPVGEEPVGHEPVGQERSEPVGQEPSEPVGEQPVGQEPSEPVGREPSEPVGREPSERVGEQPVGQEPNEILGNELSEPVGQEPSQPLGQEPSEPVGQEPSEQPVGEPVGQDPGKPMGQEPSKIFGNELVSLWARNLIKQPVSQQPVGEQPVGQQLSQQPVGDTLGQEPSKYVEEPVGQEPSEILGNELSEPLVQEPSEPLGQEPSERVGAQPVGQQPVGEQPVGQESVVQQPRGESVGQEPVGVSSQDEDLERSQSKQTSENPLTWRYPQVAKPEHRPTVSERLKLVAANSVSAQCGESVVRVQVNQDLLGIGRLIQPERITLGGCAATEEDAEAHVITFESELHGCGSELTMTEDVLIYTFTLVYEPKPLANTSIVKTSAAMVDIECHYLRNHDVSSNALKPTWIPNISNMVAEELFYFSLRFMTADWQFERPSNHYYLGDIINMEASVMPYHHVPLRVFVDRCVATLAPDVHTVPRYSFIEDHGCLVDAKLTGSSSQFLSRSQDDKIQFQLESFRFQPQNDSQQLYITCHLKASAASSPIDAENKACSFTDGWKAAGGDDLVCGCCDSGCAVSKARDLDSDLDMQKEGEATLGPIMVQE is encoded by the exons ATGGGGTTCAGTCAAGTGGCTGCAGTGCTGCTGTTGGTCGTGGTGTTTGGCTGCGTTAGTGATGCTTGGATCTCCAGATGGTTTTATCCAAGATTGGGGTTTCTGCATGACGATGAAGTTTCAGCACCGTTTGACACTCAGAAGCTAGTGCAAGAAGACCCTGTGGGAGAGGACCCTGTGGGACAAGAACCTAGCGAGCCCGTTGTCGTTCCTGTGGGGCAGGAGCCCGGCATCGAAACTAGCCAGGCTGAAGACCCTGAGAGCTTCCAGTCCAAGCAGACATTTGAGAACCCTCTGACTTGGCTCTATCCTACGATTGAGAAGCATGTGCGCAATTCTACAGCGTTTCAGCGGCTAAAGCAGGTGGCAGCCAACGGTGTGGTGGCTTGGTGTGGGAAAAGTGTGGTCCGTGTGGAGGTGAAACAGGAACTTCTGGGGATTGGCCGGCTCGTCCAGCCAGAGCGTATCACTCTAGGAGGCTGTGCTGCCATTGAGGAGGATGCTGAAGCTCTTGTGCTCACATTTGAATCAGAGCTGCATGGCTGTGGCAGTGAGCTGACG ATGACTGAGGATGTGCTGATCTACACCTTCAGTCTTGTCTATGAGCCAAAACCTCTTGCTAACATTTCTATATTGAACACCAGTAAAGCTATGGTTGATATTGAGTGCCACTACTTGAG GAATCATGAAGTAAGCAGCAATTCCCTGAAGTATGCTGTAGAACCTAGCAATCTTGTGGGCCAAGAACCTAGCCAGGTTGTTATAAAGCCTGTGGTAGAGCCTGTGGGCCGGGAACCTAGTGAGCAGCCTGTGGGCCAGGATCCGGTTGGAAAGACTGTTGGACAGGAACATAGAAAGCTTTTTGGTGGGCTTTTGGGTCTAGAAACTAGCAAACATGTGGGCCAGGCAGCTGGAGGGCAGCCTGTGGGCCAGGCAGCTGGAGGGCAGCCTGTGGGCCAGGCAGCTGGAGGGCAGCCTGTGGGCCAGGCAGCTGGAGGGCAGCCTGTGGGCCAGGCAGCTGGAGGGCAGCCTGTGGGCCAGGCAGCTGGAGGGCAGCCTGTGGGCCAGGAACCTGGAGAGCCTGGTGTCAAGGAAGCTAGCGGCGAGCCTGTGGGCCGGGAACCTGGCGAGCCTGTCGGCCGGGAGCCTGTGGGCCAAGACACAAGTGAGCCTGTGGGCCAGCAACCTGTTGGAGAGCAGCCTGTGGGCCAGCAACCTGTTGGAGAGCAGCCTGTGGGCCAGGAACCTAGCGAGCAGCCTGTGGGCCAGGAACCTAGCGAGCAGCCTGTGGGCCAGGAACCTAGCGAGCAGCCTGTGGGCCAGGAACCTAGCGAGCAGCCTGTGGGCCAGGAACCTAGCGAGCAGCCTGTGGGCCATGAACCTGGGGAGCAGCCTGTGGGCCATGAACTTAGCGAGCGGCCTGTGGGCCATGAATCTAGCGAGCGGCCTGTGGGACAGGAACCAAGCGAGCAGCCTGTGGGACAGGAACCTAGCGAGCAGCCTGTGGGCCTGGAACCTAGCGAGCAGCCTGTGGGCCAGGAACCTAGCGAGCAGCCTGTGGGCCAGGAACCTGGGGAGCAGCCTGTGGGCCAGGAACCTGGGGAGCAGCCTGTGGGCCAGGAACCTAGCGAGCAGCCTGTGGGCCAGGAACCTAGCCAGGACCCTGTGGGCTATGAACCTGGAGAGCAACCTCTGGACCAAGAACCTAGTAAGCCTGTGGGCCAGCAACCTGTTGGAGAGGAGCCTGTGGGCCACGAGCCTGTGGGCCAAGAACGTAGTGAGCCTTTGGTCCAAGAACCTAGTGAGTATGTTGGAGAGCTTGTGGGCCATGAACCTGGAGAGCAGCCTGAGGGCCAGGGACCTAGTGAGCCTGAGGGCCAGGGACCTAGTGAGCCTGAGGGCCAGGGACCTAGTGAGCCTGAGGGCCAGGGACCTAGTGAGCCTGAGGGCCAGGGACCTAGCGAGCCATTGGGAAAGGAACCAAGTGAGATTTTAGGTAATGAACCTAGCGAGCAGCCTGTGGGCCAGGAACCTAGCGAGCAGCCTGTGGGTCAGGAACCTAGCCAGCCTGTGGGCCATGAACCTGGAGAGCAGCCTGTGAGCCAGGAACCTGTTGGAGAGCATCCTGTTGGTGAACCTTTGGGCCAAGAACCTAGTAAGTATGTTGAAGAGCCTGTTGGCCAAGATTCTAGTGAGCCTGTGGGCCAGCAACCTGTTGGAGAGGAGCCTGTGGGCCATGAGCCTGTGGGCCAAGAACGTAGTGAGCCTGTGGGCCAAGAACCTAGTGAGCCTGTGGGAGAGCAGCCTGTGGGCCAGGAACCTAGCGAGCCTGTGGGCCGGGAACCTAGCGAGCCTGTGGGCCGGGAACCTAGTGAGCGTGTTGGAGAGCAGCCTGTGGGCCAGGAACCAAATGAGATTTTGGGTAATGAACTTAGCGAGCCTGTGGGCCAGGAACCTAGCCAGCCTTTGGGCCAAGAACCTAGTGAGCCTGTGGGCCAAGAACCTAGTGAGCAGCCTGTTGGTGAGCCTGTGGGTCAGGATCCTGGCAAGCCTATGGGCCAGGAACCAAGTAAGATTTTTGGTAATGAACTTGTGAGCCTGTGGGCCAGGAACCTTATCAAGCAGCCTGTGAGCCAGCAACCTGTGGGAGAGCAGCCTGTGGGCCAGCAACTTAGCCAGCAGCCTGTTGGCGACACTTTGGGCCAAGAACCTAGTAAGTATGTTGAAGAGCCTGTGGGCCAGGAACCAAGTGAGATTTTGGGTAATGAACTTAGCGAGCCTTTGGTTCAGGAACCTAGCGAGCCTTTGGGCCAAGAACCTAGTGAGCGTGTTGGAGCACAGCCTGTGGGCCAGCAACCTGTTGGAGAGCAGCCTGTGGGCCAGGAATCTGTGGTCCAGCAACCTAGAGGAGAGTCTGTGGGCCAGGAACCTGTTGGTGTGTCTAGCCAGGATGAAGACCTTGAGCGCTCCCAGTCCAAGCAGACGTCTGAGAACCCTTTGACTTGGCGCTATCCGCAAGTTGCAAAGCCTGAGCACAGGCCTACTGTGTCTGAGCGGCTGAAGCTGGTGGCGGCCAACAGTGTGTCGGCTCAGTGTGGGGAGAGTGTGGTCCGGGTGCAGGTGAACCAGGACCTGCTGGGGATTGGCCGGCTCATACAGCCAGAGCGTATCACTCTAGGAGGTTGTGCTGCCACTGAGGAGGACGCTGAAGCTCATGTGATCACCTTTGAATCAGAGCTGCATGGCTGTGGCAGTGAGCTGACG ATGACTGAGGATGTGCTGATCTACACCTTCACGCTTGTCTATGAGCCAAAACCTCTTGCTAACACTTCTATAGTGAAAACCAGTGCAGCTATGGTTGATATTGAGTGCCACTACTTGAG GAATCACGATGTGAGCAGCAATGCCCTGAAGCCAACCTGGATCCCCAACATTTCCAACATGGTGGCAGAGGAACTCTTCTACTTCTCCCTGAGGTTCATGACTG CTGACTGGCAGTTTGAGAGGCCCTCCAACCATTACTATCTTGGTGACATCATCAACATGGAAGCCTCGGTCATGCCGTACCACCACGTTCCCCTCCGTGTCTTTGTGGACCGCTGTGTCGCCACCTTGGCGCCTGATGTCCACACTGTCCCTAGATATTCTTTCATTGAGGACCATGG GTGTCTGGTTGATGCCAAGTTGACCGGCTCCAGCTCCCAGTTCCTGTCCAGATCCCAGGATGACAAGATCCAGTTTCAGCTGGAGTCCTTCAGGTTCCAACCACAGAATGATTCCCAACAGCtctacataacatgtcatctGAAAGCATCTGCAGCCTCTTCCCCCATTGATGCTGAGAACAAGGCCTGCTCTTTCACAGATGG CTGGAAGGCTGCAGGTGGGGATGACCTGGTTTGTGGCTGCTGTGACTCAGGCTGTGCTGTGAGCAAGGCTAGAGATCTGGACAGTGATTTAG ATATGCAGAAGGAAGGTGAAGCTACCTTGGGCCCTATCATGGTCCAAGAGTAA